From Synechococcus sp. A10-1-5-1, a single genomic window includes:
- a CDS encoding 16S rRNA (cytosine(967)-C(5))-methyltransferase produces MTSTPPGLASRQVAWQVLQAVAAGAYADGALERELGRTELSGPDRGLATELAYGAIRQRRLLDAWLDQLGKVPADRQPPKLRWLLHLGLYQLLSSDRIPASAAVSTTVELAKRGGLSRLAPVVNGMLRAFLRRQEAGEALPLPGDPAAALAIRQSLPDWLAEGLLQWQTPEQAEAFAVACNTPPSLDLRINLLRATPDAVQAALAAAGVVAEPIEGLPAGLTIKGRSGDLRHLPGYDEGHWCVQDRSAQQIAPLLDPTPGERILDACAAPGGKSTHLAELMGDQGQVLALDRGEARLRRVARNSERLGLGCIETRHGDALALAAEAPELVAQFDALLIDAPCSGLGTLARHADARWRIDPAAIAGLVTLQRQLLEGLLPLLKPGGRLVYATCTVHPEENGALLETFLGAHPQLRLEQSWQLWPGQLAGAGDGFFAARIALV; encoded by the coding sequence TCTCCGGACCGGACCGAGGCTTGGCCACGGAGTTGGCCTATGGGGCGATTCGTCAGCGGCGCTTGCTGGATGCCTGGCTGGATCAACTCGGGAAGGTCCCTGCTGACCGCCAGCCCCCGAAGTTGCGCTGGCTCTTGCACCTGGGGCTTTATCAGCTGCTGAGCAGTGACCGCATCCCCGCCTCAGCGGCGGTCAGCACCACGGTGGAGTTGGCCAAGCGCGGTGGCTTGAGCCGACTGGCCCCGGTGGTCAATGGAATGCTGCGGGCCTTCCTGCGCCGCCAGGAGGCCGGCGAAGCCCTGCCTCTACCTGGAGATCCCGCGGCTGCCCTGGCGATCCGCCAGTCCCTGCCGGACTGGCTTGCTGAAGGGCTCTTGCAGTGGCAAACCCCCGAGCAGGCGGAGGCCTTTGCTGTGGCCTGCAATACGCCTCCGTCTTTGGACCTGCGGATCAATCTCCTGCGCGCCACCCCCGACGCAGTCCAGGCGGCCCTCGCCGCCGCAGGGGTGGTCGCCGAGCCGATCGAAGGCCTGCCTGCGGGCCTGACCATCAAGGGCCGCTCCGGTGATCTGCGCCATCTGCCTGGCTACGACGAGGGCCACTGGTGTGTCCAGGACCGATCGGCTCAGCAGATTGCGCCGTTGCTTGATCCCACGCCGGGTGAGCGGATTCTTGATGCCTGCGCTGCTCCGGGGGGCAAGAGCACGCACCTGGCGGAACTGATGGGGGATCAGGGGCAGGTGCTGGCCCTCGATCGCGGTGAGGCGCGCCTGCGCCGGGTCGCCCGCAACAGCGAGCGCCTGGGCTTGGGTTGCATTGAGACCCGCCACGGGGATGCCTTGGCCTTGGCCGCGGAGGCGCCGGAACTCGTCGCTCAATTCGATGCCCTCTTAATTGACGCCCCCTGCTCGGGGCTTGGCACCCTGGCGCGCCATGCCGATGCCCGCTGGCGGATTGACCCGGCGGCCATTGCGGGTCTGGTCACGCTGCAGCGGCAGCTGCTGGAGGGATTGCTTCCCCTGCTCAAGCCCGGTGGTCGCCTGGTCTATGCCACCTGCACGGTGCATCCCGAGGAGAACGGCGCATTGCTGGAGACGTTCCTTGGGGCTCACCCCCAGCTGCGACTCGAGCAGAGCTGGCAGCTCTGGCCTGGGCAACTGGCCGGAGCTGGGGATGGTTTCTTCGCGGCGCGGATTGCCTTGGTTTAA